The following coding sequences lie in one Montipora foliosa isolate CH-2021 chromosome 11, ASM3666993v2, whole genome shotgun sequence genomic window:
- the LOC137976507 gene encoding uncharacterized protein: protein MASTSSSKAFVQLTSQEEGNWLSLGRALTSVLCQGLRVFIKQEVETFYKNVTAATASPPAGPCTCVFDPGRKKNQYHDMTNCAWAKFLQAVHRGNRPNWKQSDSTKWLDPNIGPWEIAKLFLPDIGAHAIIESVEDMEITGILNLLFWCNHFNVQRPLIKDVRDIRNTKWAHVPKLELSEAEKKAAFETIEKLLQDPELAGDPGAQRALKDIVALKSSSDVHIFKAEVLSHYEEAIRNDVTSLQSELKTLKKKNEKQRSRVEGRLRKLQKALEKLKIEKRASVSLSSVVLIRVITFINFLAGSAKGIQQKLVTNWLILVLLFCLPGILDHKSYKDGCPVEENIVPFDTKEFNLTDYLAVARENFIGRRWLFQEIESAFNPAFQHVPGVLVIGDPGAGKSALSAQLVCSRTSSRTIHDHVLGYHLCKHSDKNTQNAGKFVRNLAQMIASRLPEYGYIVTNSSFIERSLNTDCVTIQDPVGCFEQAILTPLRSLTNEPKENWYIVIDALDECLTQSETNHSIVYLLNNKLPRFPLWLKLVMTSRNESSVSLNSNSITKLIIDPEDNRNMEDIELFLTTKFYQDGPLLYQIKSWFGYNSIENTAKLISALLRKSQGNFLFVKEMLHHWETSKAGKGDPYVLPETLGELYNSYFERLYNRPEQFQSIRRVLELLVATFHPMSLKEIYDVLRMREVHLDEDYDFRDRMKELGHFLRYEKNDTVTLYHLSLTEWLTSERNRNSPFYVSKKRGHEVFCEFYFSLIAGGDKTALAKHILTLAQHIAYGGWKEAYVNEFLRFPSQVVNSSDPESNRTLLHLAATINSTDVLELLLRHFSCIDCVDNRGITPAFLAAEHGLVHNLALMVKRGARVNRKTRSLVSIYEVQNTIKDTVSDQCGKNNPMSFPVLYSKSKLLSSTMLHAAAHGGHLEVVLFLLDNGALISTVDGVHLTALQIAAEHGHLGVVKALHEAGAVPDQTALHHAAANNRLEVVRYLLQMGVQDRCMRCDGSFYWLQAKHRLQSRTKVLRKYFRLNESCLSDDTELRHLKDGCFKREENTSVKFGELFDDKHLIFCETALHTAVSTGKIAVIKELLSKGTGALACTDYTGRTLLHEAVRKNNSEIVKLLLMKDHTMIHKTCNHWQSVREDSEKVSLTLNHNEAMEYHGDICHCGYTPLHLAARYGYWEIGLDLIRRGADKEVRDCFGATPLHLAACHNQRDFVTLLMHKSVDANIDSRSSNGSTALHSAAACAAVEVIQLLLYYGANITAVDKNGLSPLHYAILYVHPSQFYRKIIWNETNACGAIHLVKFDRRGRLARFYIEDNLVKNTEHYRWLDTFICLIMYVSDVDAVDKDGRSSLHLAAKNGLADAVNVLLLRKAKFEICDKLGKTPLEIAVENSTVEFKPIKFIHGESFDQLKWQLRDHEMVVHLLLSSGASFKKCSRNDTSLLHHALANNQPYIAQLLVLKGASTNCKDNQGRTPLIAFLHNGGDWASFPFKHLNNSVKIKCGKPFMLSELHLLCYLPPKVEDDNFFQRAICDHKTCSSKKSPFIEAIESHRLKYKVIDSCLDAEGFTPLHRAAQGANIVAVRSFIKHGANLSLVTPQGYDALTLAALHSGGNIWPTLFGNETMLEKDMASTVAIELLHHAMKTRGFQVVCDDNKPELTLYHLAASRGLVKFIQAILKEEAQHQIDVNCSNSDGITPLYLAKVFSFQVPKGDFNPWKEVVRIIESHGGKMSFPSRDSELITIYNRLYGWIPKIIDVKLRPDVRSFVVGLPSTFEYWKKNSVYCSLRRNEEKRFQIGFPSSVGIILRELLRQLTLINRRGFAQIVSLALDDIKLCRSKSGLFLLKTLLLLSKYRSKVLARSRFSNQSYHSYQAILSILPVQLYYFMRMWHKEVFENFACTKMVAGMYRPYFVDDRQLKRLIARYEKSIPIWYLSLICLSFENAFNFHRLHYLRNSTNLEFVMLYHDYPPFIKGRIKWAVNQLGVQTDSWPFEFLVKVSLGLYQKYDYLNVLNVGLEPKTRVPLLSDKMAQILQQARERYNASMYKRDN from the exons ATGGCGTCCACAAGCAGCTCTAAGGCCTTCGTGCAACTGACCTCCCAAGAAGAAggaaattggctttctctgggacGTGCCTTAACATCAGTCCTCTGTCAAGGCCTTCGCGTATTCATTAAGCAAGAAGTGGAAACTTTCTATAAGAATGTGACAGCTGCCACGGCATCTCCGCCTGCTGGACCCTGCACATGTGTCTTTGATCCAGGAAGGAAAAAGAACCAGTATCATGACATGACCAACTGTGCATGGGCAAAATTCCTTCAGGCGGTTCACCGTGGCAACAGGCCTAATTGGAAGCAAAGTGACTCCACCAAATGGCTAGACCCAAATATTGGACCATGGGAGATAGCCAAGCTTTTCCTCCCTGATATTGGGGCACACGCCATCATAGAGAGCGTCGAGGATATGGAAATCACTGGTATCCTTAACTTATTGTTCTGGTGCAATCACTTCAATGTTCAGCGGCCACTCATAAAAGATGTTCGGGACATCCGAAACACCAAATGGGCACACGTACCGAAGTTGGAATTGTCCGAAGCGGAAAAGAAGGCTGCATTCGAAACAATTGAGAAACTTCTTCAAGATCCAGAACTGGCTGGAGATCCTGGCGCTCAGAGAGCTTTAAAAGATATTGTGGCCCTTAAGTCTTCATCCGATGTGCACATATTCAAAGCTGAGGTTCTCTCTCACTACGAGGAAGCGATTCGCAATGATGTGACGAGCCTTCAAAGTGAGTTGAAGacgctgaaaaagaaaaatgagaaacAACGAAGTCGCGTGGAAGGGCGACTACGTAAGTTGCAAAAAGCCTTAGAGAAGCTTAAGATAGAGAAAAGAGCTTCGGTGTCTCTATCAAGTGTTGTGTTAATTCGTGTGATAACCTTCATAAATTTCTTGGCCGGAAGTGCCAAAGGCATACAACAAAAATTGGTTACCAACTGGCTGATACTGGTGCTCCTTTTTTGTCTCCCTGGCATTTTGGATCACAAATCATACAAGGATG GATGTCCCGTCGAAGAAAACATTGTTCCATTCGACACGAAAGAGTTTAACTTGACGGATTACTTGGCTGTTGCTCGAGAGAACTTCATCGGCCGTCGATGGTTGTTTCAGGAGATAGAGAGTGCGTTCAACCCTGCATTCCAGCATGTGCCTGGTGTTTTAGTGATCGGTGACCCGGGAGCTGGAAAGTCTGCTCTGTCAGCTCAGCTGGTGTGTTCCCGGACGTCAAGTCGAACCATTCACGACCATGTATTAGGATACCACCTCTGCAAACATTCGGATAAAAATACACAGAATGCAGGGAAGTTTGTTCGTAACTTGGCGCAGATGATAGCTAGTAGACTACCAGAGTATGGCTATATCGTCACTAATAGTTCCTTCATTGAACGTTCACTGAACACTGACTGTGTCACCATTCAAGATCCTGTTGGGTGCTTCGAACAAGCAATATTAACACCCTTAAGAAGCTTGACGAATGAACCAAAAGAGAACTGGTATATCGTCATTGATGCCCTTGACGAATGCCTCACTCAAAGTGAAACAAATCACAGTATCGTGTATTTGCTCAACAACAAACTGCCTCGATTTCCGTTGTGGCTGAAGCTGGTGATGACCTCTCGTAATGAGTCAAGTGTTTCGTTAAATTCAAACAGCATAACGAAGCTAATCATTGATCCTGAAGACAATAGAAACATGGAAGATATCGAACTCTTTTTGACCACAAAGTTTTATCAAGATGGTCCTTTACTTTACCAAATAAAGAGCTGGTTTGGCTACAACAGCATAGAAAACACTGCAAAGTTGATTTCTGCCCTGTTGAGAAAAAGTCAgggaaatttcttgtttgtaaaGGAAATGCTTCATCACTGGGAGACTTCCAAGGCAGGAAAAGGAGATCCATATGTACTACCCGAAACCCTGGGAGAATTATACAACAGCTACTTTGAACGATTGTATAATCGGCCGGAGCAGTTCCAATCTATTCGACGAGTGCTGGAATTACTGGTGGCAACATTTCATCCCATGTCGCTGAAGGAAATTTACGACGTTCTGAGAATGAGGGAGGTACATCTGGATGAGGACTATGATTTTAGAGATAGAATGAAAGAATTGGGTCACTTTCTGAGATATGAAAAGAATGACACGGTGACATTGTATCATTTGTCGTTAACGGAATGGCTTACAAGCGAAAGAAACAGAAATAGTCCATTTTACGTTAGCAAAAAGAGAGGGCACGAAGTGTTTTGCGAATTCTATTTTAGCTTAATTGCGGGTGGAGACAAGACTGCATTGGCAAAGCACATTCTTACCTTGGCACAGCACATTGCTTACGGTGGCTGGAAGGAAGCCTATGTTAACGAATTTCTCAGATTTCCTTCTCAGGTTGTCAATTCTTCAGACCCCGAAAGTAACAGGACTTTGTTACACCTTGCAGCTACAATAAATAGCACAGATGTTTTGGAGCTGTTATTACGTCATTTTAGCTGTATTGATTGCGTCGATAATCGTGGAATAACACCAGCATTTCTGGCAGCAGAGCATGGTCTTGTACACAATCTGGCGTTAATGGTGAAAAGAGGAGCCAGAGTGAACCGTAAGACCAGGTCATTAGTATCCATTTACGAAGTGCAAAATACTATAAAAGATACCGTATCAGATCAGTGTGGGAAAAACAATCCTATGTCCTTTCCAGTTCTTTATTCGAAATCAAAACTTTTGTCGTCCACAATGCTTCACGCAGCAGCTCATGGAGGACATTTGGAAGTAGTTTTATTTCTTCTTGACAACGGGGCTTTGATTTCGACAGTTGATGGTGTTCATCTGACGGCGCTTCAGATAGCCGCTGAGCACGGACATTTGGGGGTTGTCAAAGCGTTACACGAAGCAGGTGCAGTTCCAGATCAAACAGCTCTTCATCATGCAGCAGCAAACAACAGGTTGGAAGTTGTAAGGTACCTTTTGCAAATGGGTGTGCAAGATCGATGCATGAGATGCGATGGCTCTTTCTACTGGCTGCAAGCAAAACACCGTTTGCAAAGCCGAACCAAAGTACTTCGAAAGTACTTTCGTTTAAATGAAAGTTGCCTCAGCGATGATACGGAACTCAGACATCTAAAGGACGGCTGCTTCAAACGAGAGGAAAACACCAGTGTCAAGTTTGGGGAGCTTTTTGACGacaaacatttaattttttgcgAAACTGCGCTACATACAGCTGTCTCGACAGGGAAAATAGCGGTAATCAAGGAACTACTCTCCAAGGGCACGGGAGCCTTGGCGTGTACGGATTATACAGGAAGGACTCTCTTGCATGAAGCTGTTCGTAAAAATAACAGTGAAATAGTAAAGCTATTGCTCATGAAAGACCACACAATGATACATAAAACATGCAATCACTGGCAAAGCGTTCGAGAAGACAGTGAGAAGGTGTCATTGACATTGAATCATAACGAAGCTATGGAATACCATGGAGATATCTGTCATTGTGGATATACCCCACTTCATCTAGCTGCTCGATATGGGTACTGGGAAATCGGACTTGATCTTATACGTAGAGGGGCAGATAAGGAAGTTCGAGACTGCTTCGGAGCGACACCTCTTCATCTGGCAGCTTGTCATAATCAAAGAGACTTTGTAACTCTCCTCATGCATAAAAGCGTCGATGCTAATATCGACAGTAGGAGTTCCAACGGATCGACAGCACTCCACAGCGCTGCAGCATGTGCTGCCGTTGAGGTCATCCAGCTACTTCTGTACTATGGAGCAAACATTACGGCAGTTGATAAAAACGGCCTCTCGCCACTGCATTATGCAATTCTTTACGTACATCCAAGCCAGTTTTATCGGAAAATAATCTGGAATGAGACTAATGCCTGCGGTGCCATTCATCTAGTAAAGTTTGACCGGAGAGGCCGTCTAGCTCGTTTTTATATAGAAGACAACCTTGTTAAAAACACAGAACATTATAGATGGTTAGATACATTTATCTGTTTGATTATGTATGTTTCCGACGTAGATGCGGTTGACAAAGATGGTCGATCATCATTGCATCTGGCAGCTAAAAATGGTTTGGCTGATGCCGTCAATGTTCTCCTACTAAGGAAAGCAAAATTTGAAATATGTGATAAACTTGGTAAAACACCACTGGAAATAGCGGTGGAAAATTCCACAGTAGAATTTAAACCTATTAAGTTCATTCATGGCGAGAGTTTTGATCAGCTAAAATGGCAGTTACGTGATCATGAGATGGTCGTCCACCTTCTTCTCTCATCTGGTGCTTCCTTCAAAAAATGCAGCCGTAATGACACAAGCTTGTTACACCATGCTTTAGCAAACAACCAACCATACATTGCTCAACTTTTAGTGCTGAAAGGAGCCAGTACCAATTGCAAGGATAATCAAGGAAGGACACCGCTCATAGCTTTTCTCCATAATGGTGGCGACTGGGCTAGCTTTCCCTTTAAACACTTGAATAATTCGGTTAAAATAAAATGTGGCAAGCCATTTATGTTATCTGAGCTTCATTTGCTCTGCTATTTGCCGCCGAAGGTAGAAGATGATAACTTCTTCCAACGCGCTATCTGTGACCATAAGACGTGCTCATCGAAGAAGAGTCCTTTTATTGAGGCTATTGAGAGCCATAGACTAAAGTACAAAGTCATCGACTCTTGCCTGGATGCCGAAGGATTTACACCCCTTCACAGGGCTGCACAAGGGGCCAATATAGTGGCTGTTCGTAGCTTCATTAAACACGGTGCAAACCTTTCCTTAGTGACTCCACAAGGATATGATGCACTGACGCTGGCTGCTCTCCATTCCGGGGGTAATATATGGCCAACCCTTTTCGGAAATGAGACAATGCTAGAAAAGGACATGGCCTCTACAGTAGCGATTGAGCTTCTTCACCATGCGATGAAAACTCGCGGTTTTCAGGTTGTTTGTGACGACAATAAACCCGAGCTGACTCTCTATCATTTAGCAGCGTCTCGTGGGCTAGTAAAGTTTATACAAGCGATCCTTAAAGAAGAGGCACAGCATCAAATTGACGTGAATTGTTCTAACAGTGATGGCATTACCCCCCTTTACTTGGCGAAAGTATTCAGCTTTCAAGTCCCAAAAGGAGATTTTAATCCATGGAAAGAAGTTGTAAGGATAATCGAAAGTCATGGAGGCAAAATGTCATTTCCAAGTAGAGATTCTGAACTTATCACTATCTATAACAGGTTGTACGGTTGGATTCCTAAAATCATTGATGTCAAACTAAGGCCTGACGTCCGCAGTTTTGTTGTTGGACTACCATCTACATTTGAGTACTGGAAGAAAAATTCAGTTTATTGTAGCCTTCGCAGAAATGAAGAGAAACGTTTCCAGATTGGTTTTCCTTCGTCGGTGGGGATCATTCTGCGAGAGCTTCTGCGTCAGCTAACATTAATAAACCGAAGAGGTTTTGCTCAAATCGTGTCCTTGGCCTTAGACGACATTAAGTTGTGTCGGTCAAAAAGTGGACTTTTCTTATTGAAAACTTTATTGCTCTTAAGTAAATATAGATCTAAAGTCTTAGCGAGAAGTAGATTTTCGAATCAATCTTACCACTCTTATCAAGCCATTTTGTCCATTCTACCAGTCCAATTGTATTATTTCATGAGGATGTGGCACAAAGAGGTATTTGAGAATTTTGCTTGTACTAAGATGGTGGCTGGTATGTATCGACCATATTTCGTGGACGACAGACAACTGAAGCGACTCATAGCACGGTATGAAAAAAGTATTCCAATCTGGTATTTAAGTCTCATTTGTTTATCATTTGAGAATGCTTTCAACTTTCATCGATTGCATTATTTAAGAAACAGTACCAACCTGGAGTTTGTCATGCTATACCACGATTATCCACCCTTTATAAAAGGGCGAATTAAATGGGCAGTTAATCAATTAGGCGTCCAAACTGATTCATGGCCATTCGAATTTCTTGTTAAGGTTTCCTTAGGGCTTTACCAAAAGTATGATTATTTAAACGTTCTTAACGTTGGGTTAGAACCAAAAACTCGTGTTCCGCTTCTTTCTGACAAGATGGCACAGATACTTCAGCAAGCAAGAGAAAGGTACAATGCATCTATGTACAAAAGAGATAACTGA